A part of Thermus oshimai DSM 12092 genomic DNA contains:
- a CDS encoding VLRF1 family aeRF1-type release factor, whose translation MIRKEEIRRIKETVLPKEAPVLSLYLDVNPAHPENAGRAYALRAKDAMKALGVPEGLMERVLEVLKNQVLEAKTAVFFVGEDLFETLLLQVELPLVRSVETAFLDEKGGRYLVDGVLAHWGEPFALPLVYALDEYERYGVVYVDGERWRVFEIFLGEIEEVEDAFLALDTEAWRRLSLDAPGRRFNLGGIARGGAGQDLFAKRLEAWEGRFYKTLAHELERLSEARGFTRLILMGPLEHTALFKAHLSKRLRERVVAELPSLPHPGATPGQVLKRLEPELSKIEREAELRLLKELEEAYPKALFGPEVLERLQEGRVELWVLPWSLGEEVYLCDGLAFAEEARALAFCEAPLKKPLALLVPELSAGYGAKVEFVRGEAEKELLERGGMAARLRW comes from the coding sequence ATGATCCGCAAAGAGGAGATTCGGCGCATTAAGGAGACCGTTCTGCCCAAGGAGGCCCCGGTCCTTTCCCTCTACCTGGATGTAAACCCCGCCCACCCCGAAAACGCGGGGCGGGCCTACGCCCTTCGGGCCAAGGACGCCATGAAGGCCCTGGGGGTGCCCGAGGGGCTTATGGAAAGGGTCTTGGAGGTGCTCAAGAACCAGGTGCTGGAGGCCAAGACCGCGGTCTTCTTCGTGGGGGAAGACCTGTTTGAGACCCTCCTCCTCCAGGTGGAGCTGCCCTTGGTGCGGAGCGTCGAGACCGCTTTCCTGGACGAGAAGGGGGGGCGCTACCTGGTGGACGGGGTTCTGGCCCACTGGGGCGAGCCCTTTGCCCTCCCCTTGGTCTACGCCCTGGACGAGTACGAGCGCTACGGCGTGGTCTACGTGGACGGGGAAAGGTGGCGGGTCTTTGAGATCTTCCTCGGCGAGATAGAGGAGGTGGAGGACGCCTTCTTGGCCCTGGATACCGAGGCCTGGCGGCGCCTCTCCCTGGATGCCCCCGGCCGGCGCTTCAACCTGGGAGGGATCGCCCGGGGTGGGGCGGGGCAGGACCTCTTCGCCAAGCGCCTCGAGGCCTGGGAGGGCCGCTTCTACAAGACCCTGGCCCACGAGCTGGAGCGCCTTTCTGAGGCGCGGGGCTTCACCCGCCTCATCCTCATGGGCCCCCTGGAGCACACCGCCCTCTTCAAGGCCCACCTCTCCAAGCGGCTCAGGGAGCGGGTGGTGGCGGAGCTCCCCTCCCTGCCCCACCCCGGGGCCACCCCGGGCCAGGTCTTAAAGCGCCTGGAGCCCGAACTTTCCAAGATTGAGCGGGAGGCGGAGCTCAGGCTCCTTAAGGAGCTGGAGGAGGCCTACCCCAAGGCCCTCTTCGGCCCCGAGGTGCTGGAAAGGCTCCAGGAGGGCCGGGTGGAGCTTTGGGTTCTCCCCTGGAGCCTGGGGGAGGAGGTGTACCTCTGCGACGGCCTGGCCTTTGCGGAGGAGGCCAGGGCCTTGGCCTTCTGCGAGGCCCCTTTGAAGAAGCCCCTCGCCCTTCTGGTGCCGGAGCTTTCCGCGGGCTACGGCGCCAAGGTGGAGTTCGTGCGGGGCGAGGCGGAAAAGGAGCTGCTGGAGCGCGGCGGCATGGCCGCCCGCTTGCGGTGGTAA
- a CDS encoding Hsp20/alpha crystallin family protein: protein MVRFDPFKELEELQERLARALGAQGQGPRTYAPPVDIVEDGEGLHILVYLPGVDPEKVEVVAEEGVLSVKAERPFEKREGATYHRLEGPYGTFARGFNVPNTFDLSRVQARFRHGVLHLLVPRAEATRPKKIQVQVE from the coding sequence ATGGTGCGGTTTGACCCCTTCAAGGAGCTGGAGGAGCTTCAGGAGCGGCTGGCCCGGGCCCTGGGGGCCCAGGGGCAGGGGCCCAGGACCTACGCCCCCCCGGTGGACATCGTGGAGGACGGCGAGGGGCTTCACATCCTGGTCTACCTCCCGGGGGTGGACCCGGAGAAGGTGGAGGTGGTGGCCGAGGAGGGCGTGCTCTCCGTGAAGGCGGAGCGGCCTTTTGAGAAGCGGGAGGGCGCCACCTACCACCGCCTGGAGGGCCCCTACGGCACCTTTGCCCGGGGCTTCAACGTGCCCAACACCTTCGACCTCTCCAGGGTGCAGGCCCGCTTCCGCCACGGGGTGCTCCACCTTCTCGTCCCGCGGGCGGAGGCCACCCGGCCCAAGAAGATCCAGGTGCAGGTGGAATGA